A region of Crenobacter cavernae DNA encodes the following proteins:
- a CDS encoding cbb3-type cytochrome oxidase subunit 3, whose amino-acid sequence MDWTSYGHSAFTVFCLVSFAVILIGAYSKRAKNRYDEAAKLPFLGDEDEAVQFREAANGAKE is encoded by the coding sequence ATGGACTGGACCAGTTACGGGCACTCTGCGTTCACGGTGTTCTGCCTCGTCAGCTTCGCCGTGATCCTGATCGGTGCCTACAGCAAACGCGCCAAGAACCGTTACGACGAGGCGGCCAAGCTGCCCTTCCTCGGCGACGAGGACGAGGCGGTCCAATTCCGCGAAGCGGCCAACGGAGCGAAAGAATGA
- the ccoP gene encoding cytochrome-c oxidase, cbb3-type subunit III, producing MSDFVSDFWSVYISVIVIAGMAGLGYVLFSQAKAVAVKKDGEAADVTGHVWDDDLVEYNNPLPRWWMWMFYITIAFGIGYLALYPGLGKYQGLFGWSSVGQYKKERGDAEAKYQPLYDQFQKKELKAVAADPKAQEMGKRLFQTYCVQCHGSDARGAKGFPNLTDHDWLYGGDAATIKTSIEGGRHGQMPAFGARFGEEKVKDVANYAMSLSGKKHDAERAQRGSETFKADCATCHGPDGKGNQGVGAPNLTDNTWLYGGTEKTIVETITNGRNNQMPAWKDFLGEGKVHLLAAYVWGLSNNPKAQ from the coding sequence ATGAGTGATTTTGTGAGTGATTTCTGGAGTGTCTACATCTCCGTCATCGTGATCGCCGGCATGGCCGGCCTGGGCTACGTGCTGTTCAGCCAGGCGAAGGCCGTGGCGGTGAAGAAGGACGGCGAAGCGGCCGACGTCACCGGCCACGTGTGGGACGACGACCTCGTCGAGTACAACAACCCGCTGCCGCGCTGGTGGATGTGGATGTTCTACATCACAATCGCCTTCGGCATCGGCTACCTCGCGCTCTACCCGGGCCTCGGCAAGTACCAGGGCCTGTTCGGCTGGAGCTCGGTCGGCCAGTACAAGAAGGAACGCGGCGACGCCGAGGCGAAGTACCAGCCGCTGTACGACCAGTTCCAGAAGAAGGAGCTGAAAGCGGTGGCCGCCGATCCGAAGGCTCAGGAAATGGGCAAGCGCCTGTTCCAGACCTACTGCGTGCAGTGCCACGGCTCCGACGCGCGCGGCGCCAAGGGCTTCCCGAACCTGACCGACCACGACTGGCTGTACGGCGGCGATGCGGCCACCATCAAGACCTCGATCGAGGGCGGCCGCCACGGCCAGATGCCGGCTTTCGGCGCCAGGTTCGGCGAAGAGAAGGTCAAGGACGTCGCCAACTACGCGATGTCGCTGTCGGGCAAGAAGCACGACGCCGAGCGCGCGCAACGCGGATCCGAGACCTTCAAGGCGGACTGCGCGACCTGCCACGGCCCGGACGGCAAGGGCAACCAGGGCGTCGGCGCGCCGAACCTGACCGACAACACCTGGCTATACGGCGGCACCGAGAAGACCATCGTCGAGACCATCACCAACGGCCGCAACAACCAGATGCCGGCGTGGAAGGACTTCCTCGGCGAAGGCAAGGTCCACCTATTGGCCGCCTACGTATGGGGTCTGTCGAACAACCCCAAAGCCCAGTAG
- the ccoG gene encoding cytochrome c oxidase accessory protein CcoG, protein MSDSLKDIPIRVVHTPPGKDPDQGSSLYEVHKKVYPRAVKGVFNNWRVLFVLGTQLVYLALPWLSWNGRQAVLFDLANRKFFLFGLTIWPQDFIYLAALLICSAFGLFAWTTVAGRLWCGYSCPQTVYTEIMLWIENWVEGDRNKRMKLDKSPMSARKLRIKSTKHALMIAFSLVTGFTFVGYFTPIRDLVAALPAFAFGPWESFWILFYAGFTYLFAGFLREQMCIYMCPYAQFQSVMFDADTLIVSYDEARGEPRGSRKKGVNPRDEGLGDCIDCTMCVQVCPTGIDIRNGLQIACIGCAACIDACDDVMDKMGYPRGLIRYTTENALKGAYPESEFVSRLKRPRVVLYTLVLLVVVGASLGSLLMRKPFKVDVLRDRASLVRETDDGWLENSYSLKIINTSEQSQRFRLSVKGLPDVKLSTDTPVVAVPGGATESAAVRVQADPQYATKGSHEIHFVIESLDDPSKVVEEKSSFIGE, encoded by the coding sequence ATGTCCGACTCTCTCAAAGACATCCCGATCAGGGTGGTACACACCCCGCCGGGAAAAGACCCTGACCAGGGCTCCTCGCTCTACGAAGTACACAAGAAGGTCTATCCGCGCGCGGTCAAGGGCGTGTTCAACAACTGGCGCGTGCTGTTCGTGCTCGGCACGCAGCTCGTCTATCTGGCGCTGCCGTGGCTGAGCTGGAACGGGCGTCAAGCCGTGCTGTTCGACCTCGCCAACCGCAAGTTCTTCCTGTTCGGCCTCACCATCTGGCCGCAGGACTTCATTTATTTAGCTGCCCTCCTGATCTGCAGCGCCTTCGGTCTGTTCGCGTGGACCACCGTCGCCGGCCGGCTGTGGTGCGGCTATTCCTGTCCGCAGACGGTGTACACCGAGATCATGCTGTGGATAGAGAACTGGGTGGAAGGCGACCGCAACAAGCGGATGAAGCTCGACAAGTCGCCGATGAGCGCCAGAAAGCTCAGGATCAAGTCGACCAAGCACGCGCTGATGATCGCGTTCTCGCTCGTCACCGGTTTCACCTTCGTCGGCTACTTCACGCCGATCCGCGACCTCGTCGCCGCGCTGCCGGCCTTCGCCTTCGGCCCGTGGGAAAGCTTCTGGATCCTGTTCTACGCCGGCTTCACCTATCTGTTCGCTGGCTTCCTGCGCGAGCAGATGTGCATCTATATGTGCCCGTACGCACAATTCCAGAGCGTGATGTTCGACGCCGATACGCTGATTGTCTCGTATGACGAAGCGCGCGGCGAGCCGCGCGGCTCGCGCAAGAAGGGCGTCAACCCGCGCGACGAGGGCCTCGGCGACTGCATCGACTGTACGATGTGCGTGCAGGTCTGCCCGACCGGCATCGACATCCGCAACGGCCTGCAGATCGCCTGCATCGGCTGTGCCGCCTGTATCGACGCCTGCGACGACGTGATGGACAAGATGGGCTACCCGCGCGGCCTGATCCGCTACACGACCGAAAACGCGCTCAAGGGCGCGTATCCGGAAAGCGAGTTCGTCTCCCGCCTGAAGCGGCCGCGCGTCGTGCTGTACACGCTGGTGCTCCTGGTCGTGGTCGGCGCGTCGCTCGGTTCGCTGCTGATGCGCAAGCCGTTCAAGGTCGACGTGCTGCGCGACCGCGCATCCTTGGTGCGCGAAACCGACGACGGCTGGCTGGAGAACAGCTACAGCCTGAAGATCATCAACACGTCGGAACAAAGCCAGCGCTTCCGCCTCTCGGTGAAGGGCCTGCCGGACGTGAAGCTGTCCACCGACACGCCGGTGGTCGCCGTGCCCGGCGGCGCCACCGAATCGGCAGCCGTGCGCGTGCAGGCCGACCCGCAGTACGCGACAAAAGGCAGCCACGAGATCCACTTCGTCATCGAATCGCTCGACGACCCGTCCAAGGTGGTCGAGGAAAAATCCAGCTTTATCGGAGAATGA
- a CDS encoding FixH family protein yields the protein MQDSKKPKRPWYKEPWPWLLAAGPAIVVVAGLYTYKLAADTDDALVVDDYYKEGKEINLQLKRDEQATRLGVEAQAMFSPDHKAVRLLLRSKVALPEALTLHLLHPTLSKSDQTVLAKRIGEGMYEAVIAPTAAGHWYVRLEDPKAGWRIQGEWKPQETPVVRLDPMLPEADK from the coding sequence ATGCAAGACAGCAAGAAACCCAAGCGCCCGTGGTACAAGGAGCCGTGGCCGTGGCTGCTGGCGGCCGGCCCGGCCATCGTCGTCGTCGCCGGACTTTACACCTACAAGCTGGCGGCAGACACCGACGACGCGCTGGTCGTCGACGACTATTACAAGGAAGGCAAGGAAATCAACCTGCAGCTCAAGCGCGACGAGCAGGCGACCCGGCTCGGCGTCGAGGCGCAGGCGATGTTCTCGCCCGACCACAAGGCGGTGCGGCTGCTGCTCAGGAGCAAGGTCGCGCTGCCCGAGGCGCTGACGCTGCACCTGCTGCACCCGACGCTGTCCAAGAGCGACCAGACGGTCTTGGCCAAGCGCATCGGCGAAGGGATGTACGAAGCGGTGATCGCGCCGACCGCCGCCGGCCACTGGTACGTGCGACTCGAAGACCCGAAGGCCGGCTGGCGCATCCAGGGCGAGTGGAAACCACAGGAGACCCCGGTCGTCAGACTCGACCCGATGCTGCCCGAAGCCGACAAGTAA
- a CDS encoding YbaY family lipoprotein has protein sequence MKPTPFSSRRAALVALASLTLAGCSSLGGRYTPQYLDGQVVEARPLALSAADTHVSVRLLDVSLADAPSTVLAEQIIELPKAFPVAFSLCYDRASIKPGHRYTVDARVYVKGELKQLNQTPVPVLGPGLPTRPQVAVEAIGH, from the coding sequence ATGAAACCGACGCCGTTCTCATCCCGCCGCGCCGCGCTCGTCGCGCTCGCGAGCCTGACTCTCGCCGGCTGCTCGAGCCTCGGCGGCCGCTATACGCCGCAATACCTTGACGGCCAGGTCGTAGAGGCCAGGCCGCTCGCGCTGAGCGCCGCCGACACCCACGTCAGCGTGCGTCTCCTGGACGTCAGCCTCGCCGACGCGCCGTCGACGGTGCTCGCCGAACAGATCATCGAGCTGCCGAAGGCCTTCCCGGTCGCCTTTTCGCTGTGCTACGACCGGGCGTCGATCAAGCCCGGCCACCGCTACACCGTCGACGCACGCGTCTATGTGAAGGGCGAACTCAAGCAGCTCAACCAGACGCCAGTCCCGGTGCTCGGCCCCGGCCTGCCGACGCGACCGCAAGTCGCCGTCGAGGCGATCGGCCACTGA
- a CDS encoding PAS domain-containing sensor histidine kinase has translation MSRPARFLKSLERLIGLVLLFCLAALPAFALAEAAHQAIRVGVVLRPPYAMRDNRTQALKGANVEVLNRIAARLKLPLAWQTFPDVASLEAAAKAGEIDAAPGLVQTPAGLALWLYSEPYFRIPHKVVGPKGAKGSVDLEQLPLHDRVALPAHDALVKFITDNYPVLQREPVDSARAALRRLIAGSAEYAIADEAELNILMREPEFSGLAIVGNTGYTQLLRIASRKDRPELNALIDRALAGVPPHELDAIYARWIRPPYPRLADSTRFWARIALLFLLLFVAATIVGLWQKRQRQALEDKLAATRHELDARAAAGEALQLTQFSVDHSTVGILWVNWDSRIRYANRAAESMLGFKGGALLGQPLAELQPELDMDRWLGLWKQVRAEALVGFETDCRHADGHWLPVDVSLSHLRFGDTEYLVAFLTDETEKRRARAALEESEARLAGIAANVPGLVFRLERAGAAADARLAFLSEASLALVGYPATQLLDHARGLAALVHPDDLAEYEKSWRAALVSQDNWQWQGRIRTRAGNVRWADLKASARRFDDGRVVWDGILWDISANKESELGLADSRAQLRELSAHLESVREEEKARIAREVHDELGQVLTVLKLETSMCEFAHAEHDAALAARLHSMKKLIDQTFAIVRDVATALRPPILDAGIGSAIEWQARRFEARTQIPVLVSVPETPVKLSDAKAVGLFRILQEALTNVLRHADAHTVVMRLAVAADDLVLTVADDGRGFAPDTARAGFGLVGIRERAMMLGGTLAIESTPGEGTTLTLIVPLDPPEGDPP, from the coding sequence ATGAGCCGCCCCGCCCGTTTCCTCAAATCGCTCGAACGGCTGATCGGCCTCGTGCTCCTCTTTTGCCTCGCCGCACTGCCGGCGTTCGCGCTCGCCGAGGCCGCGCACCAAGCGATCCGCGTCGGCGTCGTGCTGCGACCGCCGTACGCGATGCGCGACAACCGCACGCAGGCGCTCAAGGGCGCCAACGTCGAGGTGCTGAACCGCATCGCCGCGCGGCTCAAACTGCCGCTGGCATGGCAGACCTTCCCCGACGTCGCCTCGCTCGAAGCCGCGGCGAAGGCCGGCGAGATCGACGCCGCGCCGGGCCTCGTGCAGACGCCGGCCGGCCTAGCCCTGTGGCTGTATTCCGAGCCCTACTTCCGCATCCCGCACAAGGTCGTCGGCCCCAAAGGCGCAAAGGGCTCGGTCGACCTCGAACAACTGCCGCTGCACGACCGCGTCGCGCTGCCCGCGCACGACGCGCTGGTCAAGTTCATCACCGACAACTACCCGGTGCTGCAGCGCGAACCGGTCGACTCGGCGCGCGCCGCGTTGCGCCGCCTGATCGCCGGCAGCGCCGAATACGCGATCGCAGACGAAGCCGAGCTCAATATATTGATGCGCGAGCCCGAATTTTCCGGGCTGGCCATCGTCGGCAACACCGGCTACACGCAGCTTTTGCGCATCGCCAGCCGCAAGGACAGGCCGGAACTGAACGCGCTCATCGACCGCGCGCTCGCCGGCGTGCCGCCTCACGAACTCGACGCGATCTACGCGCGCTGGATCCGCCCGCCCTACCCTCGGCTTGCCGATTCGACGCGCTTCTGGGCGCGCATCGCCTTGCTGTTCCTGCTGTTGTTCGTCGCCGCGACCATCGTCGGCCTGTGGCAGAAACGGCAACGGCAAGCGCTCGAAGACAAGCTCGCGGCGACGCGGCACGAACTCGACGCGCGCGCCGCGGCCGGCGAGGCATTGCAGTTGACGCAGTTCTCGGTCGACCACAGCACGGTCGGCATCCTGTGGGTGAACTGGGACAGCCGCATCCGCTACGCCAACCGCGCGGCCGAATCCATGCTGGGCTTCAAGGGCGGCGCGCTGCTCGGCCAACCTTTGGCCGAACTGCAGCCCGAACTCGACATGGACCGCTGGCTGGGCCTGTGGAAGCAGGTGCGCGCCGAGGCGCTGGTCGGCTTCGAGACCGACTGCCGCCACGCCGACGGCCACTGGCTGCCGGTCGACGTCAGCTTGAGCCATCTGCGCTTCGGCGACACCGAATACCTGGTCGCCTTCCTCACCGACGAGACCGAAAAACGCCGCGCACGCGCCGCGCTCGAGGAGAGTGAGGCGCGGCTGGCCGGCATCGCCGCCAACGTGCCCGGCCTCGTGTTCCGGCTCGAACGCGCCGGTGCGGCCGCCGACGCTCGACTGGCTTTCCTCAGCGAAGCCAGCCTCGCGCTCGTCGGCTACCCGGCGACGCAGCTGCTAGATCATGCGCGCGGCCTCGCCGCGCTGGTCCACCCCGATGACCTCGCCGAATACGAAAAAAGCTGGCGCGCCGCGCTCGTCTCGCAAGATAACTGGCAGTGGCAGGGGCGCATCCGCACGCGCGCAGGCAACGTGCGCTGGGCCGACCTGAAGGCGTCGGCGCGCCGCTTCGACGACGGCCGCGTCGTGTGGGACGGCATCCTGTGGGACATCAGCGCCAACAAGGAGAGCGAGCTCGGCCTCGCCGACTCGCGCGCGCAGTTGCGCGAGCTGTCGGCCCACCTCGAATCGGTGCGCGAAGAAGAAAAGGCACGCATCGCCCGCGAGGTGCACGACGAACTCGGCCAGGTGCTGACCGTCTTGAAGCTGGAAACGTCGATGTGCGAGTTCGCGCACGCCGAGCACGACGCGGCGCTCGCCGCACGCCTCCATAGCATGAAGAAGCTGATCGACCAGACCTTCGCCATCGTCCGCGACGTCGCGACCGCGCTGCGTCCGCCTATCCTCGATGCCGGCATCGGATCGGCGATCGAATGGCAGGCACGCCGCTTCGAGGCGCGCACGCAGATCCCCGTCCTCGTGTCGGTGCCCGAGACGCCGGTGAAGCTGTCCGACGCAAAGGCGGTCGGCCTGTTCCGCATCCTGCAGGAAGCGCTGACCAACGTGCTGCGCCACGCCGACGCGCATACTGTAGTCATGAGGCTGGCCGTAGCCGCAGACGATCTGGTCCTCACCGTCGCCGACGACGGCCGGGGCTTTGCACCCGATACGGCGCGCGCCGGTTTCGGCCTCGTCGGCATCCGCGAGCGCGCGATGATGCTCGGCGGCACGCTCGCGATCGAAAGCACGCCCGGCGAAGGCACCACGCTGACGCTCATCGTGCCGCTCGATCCCCCCGAAGGAGACCCACCTTGA
- a CDS encoding response regulator, protein MIRVLVAEDHTIVREGIKQLISLAPDLTVAGEACNGEQLLEVLRRTACEVVLLDISMPGVNGLDAIPRIRAFDSPPAILVLSMHDEVQMAARALKAGAAGYATKDSDPALLLAAIRKVAAGGRYIDPELADRMVFEVSLTDSRPPHAQLSEREYQVFERLVHGANVNEVAQQLSISAKTVSTHKVRLMQKLNAHSVAELVRYAIDNHLM, encoded by the coding sequence TTGATCCGCGTTCTCGTTGCCGAAGACCACACCATCGTCCGCGAGGGCATCAAGCAGCTGATCTCGCTCGCGCCCGACCTGACCGTCGCCGGCGAAGCGTGCAACGGCGAACAACTGCTCGAGGTGCTGCGCCGCACGGCCTGCGAAGTGGTGTTGCTCGACATCTCGATGCCGGGCGTGAACGGGCTGGACGCGATCCCGCGCATCCGCGCGTTCGATTCGCCGCCGGCCATCCTGGTGCTGTCCATGCACGACGAGGTGCAGATGGCGGCGCGCGCGCTGAAAGCCGGCGCCGCCGGCTACGCGACCAAGGACAGCGACCCGGCGCTGCTGCTTGCCGCGATCCGCAAGGTCGCCGCCGGCGGGCGCTATATCGACCCCGAGCTCGCCGACCGTATGGTGTTCGAGGTGAGCCTCACCGACTCGCGCCCGCCGCACGCGCAGCTGTCGGAGCGCGAGTACCAGGTGTTCGAACGGCTGGTGCACGGCGCCAACGTCAATGAAGTCGCGCAGCAGCTGTCGATCAGCGCGAAGACGGTCAGCACGCACAAGGTGAGGCTGATGCAGAAGCTGAACGCGCACTCGGTGGCCGAACTGGTGCGCTATGCGATCGATAATCATCTTATGTGA
- a CDS encoding ABC transporter ATP-binding protein — protein sequence MAETPASDVLVRFSKIQKSYDGETLIVKDLNLDIRKGEFLTLLGPSGSGKTTSLMMLAGFETPTAGEIKLAGRSLNNVPPHKRDIGMVFQNYALFPHMTVAENLAFPLSVRKIPKHDVGERVKKVLSMVQLDKFASRYPGQMSGGQQQRVALARALVFEPQLVLMDEPLGALDKQLREHMQMEIKHLHRRLGVTVVYVTHDQGEALTMSDRVAVFHQGEIQQIDAPAVLYEHPKNAFVANFIGENNRLSGELVSHDGDRCVVRLPRGETVEALAVNVGGPGQPVSLSIRPERIFLNGHSEACRNRFSGRVQEFIYLGDHVRIRMEVCGKPDFFIKQPIAELDPTLTVGDVVPLGWQTEHVRALDAVEHAE from the coding sequence ATGGCCGAGACCCCCGCAAGCGATGTCCTCGTTCGTTTTAGCAAGATACAAAAGAGCTACGACGGCGAGACGTTGATCGTCAAAGACCTGAACCTAGACATCAGGAAGGGCGAATTCCTGACCCTGCTCGGGCCGTCCGGCTCGGGCAAGACCACCAGCCTGATGATGCTGGCCGGCTTCGAGACGCCGACCGCCGGCGAGATCAAGCTGGCCGGCCGCTCGCTGAACAACGTGCCGCCGCACAAGCGCGACATCGGCATGGTGTTCCAGAACTACGCGCTGTTCCCGCACATGACCGTCGCCGAGAACCTCGCCTTCCCGCTGTCGGTGCGCAAGATTCCCAAGCACGACGTCGGCGAGCGCGTGAAAAAAGTCCTCTCTATGGTCCAGCTCGACAAGTTCGCCAGCCGCTATCCGGGCCAGATGTCCGGCGGCCAGCAGCAGCGCGTCGCACTGGCGCGGGCTCTGGTGTTCGAGCCGCAGCTGGTGCTGATGGACGAACCCTTGGGCGCCTTGGACAAGCAGCTGCGCGAACACATGCAGATGGAGATCAAGCACCTGCATCGGCGCCTCGGCGTCACCGTCGTCTACGTCACGCACGACCAGGGCGAGGCTCTGACGATGTCCGACCGCGTCGCGGTGTTCCACCAGGGCGAGATCCAGCAGATCGACGCGCCGGCGGTGCTGTACGAACACCCGAAGAACGCCTTCGTCGCCAACTTCATCGGCGAGAACAACCGGCTCTCCGGCGAACTCGTCAGCCACGACGGCGACCGTTGCGTCGTGCGTTTGCCGCGCGGCGAGACGGTAGAGGCGCTGGCGGTCAACGTCGGCGGCCCGGGCCAGCCGGTATCGCTGTCGATCCGCCCCGAGCGCATCTTCCTTAACGGCCACAGCGAGGCGTGTCGCAACCGCTTCTCCGGCCGCGTGCAGGAATTCATCTACCTGGGCGACCACGTGCGCATCCGCATGGAGGTGTGTGGCAAGCCCGACTTCTTCATCAAGCAGCCGATCGCCGAACTCGACCCGACGCTGACCGTCGGCGACGTGGTGCCGCTCGGCTGGCAGACCGAACACGTGCGCGCGCTCGACGCCGTCGAGCACGCCGAATAA
- a CDS encoding ABC transporter substrate-binding protein yields the protein MSTSVKVAVVAVGLALAGQAMAKDLTVISFGGANKTAQVKAFYGPFKKATGINVIGGEYNGEMAKVKAMVDTKSVSWDVLEVESPELARGCDEGLFERLDYGKIGNKADFVPGAVQQCGIGIFVWSTVLAYNADKLKAAPTSWKDFWDVKKYPGKRGLRKGAKYTLEVALMADGVVPKDVYKVLATPAGVDRAFKKLDQIKPSIQWWEAGAQPPQFLASGDVVMSSAYNGRIAAVQQEGKKNLKIVWNGGLYDFDSWAIPKGAKNREEAYKFIAFASRPENQKVYSENIAYGPSNIKAVPLIDKKLAADLPTAPQNMKTAVKVDVNFWADYGETLEQRFNAWAAK from the coding sequence ATGTCGACATCGGTGAAAGTGGCGGTAGTGGCGGTCGGTCTGGCGTTGGCGGGTCAGGCGATGGCGAAGGACCTTACGGTCATCTCCTTCGGCGGCGCGAACAAAACAGCGCAGGTGAAGGCCTTCTATGGCCCGTTCAAGAAGGCGACCGGCATCAACGTGATCGGCGGCGAATACAACGGCGAGATGGCGAAGGTGAAGGCGATGGTCGACACCAAAAGCGTGTCGTGGGACGTGCTCGAGGTCGAGTCGCCGGAGCTGGCGCGCGGCTGCGACGAGGGCCTGTTCGAGCGGCTCGACTACGGCAAGATCGGCAACAAGGCCGACTTCGTACCGGGCGCGGTACAGCAGTGCGGCATCGGCATCTTCGTATGGTCTACCGTGCTCGCGTACAACGCCGACAAGCTCAAGGCGGCGCCGACCAGCTGGAAGGATTTCTGGGACGTGAAGAAATACCCGGGCAAGCGCGGGCTGAGGAAGGGCGCCAAGTACACGCTAGAGGTCGCGCTGATGGCCGATGGCGTCGTGCCGAAGGACGTGTACAAGGTGCTCGCCACCCCGGCCGGCGTCGACCGCGCGTTCAAGAAGCTCGACCAGATCAAGCCGAGCATCCAGTGGTGGGAGGCCGGCGCGCAACCGCCGCAGTTCCTCGCGTCGGGCGACGTCGTGATGAGCTCGGCGTACAACGGCCGCATCGCCGCGGTACAGCAGGAAGGCAAGAAGAACCTGAAGATCGTCTGGAACGGCGGCCTGTACGACTTCGACTCGTGGGCGATCCCTAAGGGCGCCAAGAACAGGGAAGAGGCGTACAAGTTCATCGCGTTTGCGAGCCGCCCAGAGAACCAGAAGGTCTATTCGGAGAACATCGCCTATGGCCCGTCCAACATCAAGGCGGTGCCGCTGATCGACAAGAAGCTCGCCGCCGACCTGCCGACCGCGCCGCAGAACATGAAGACCGCGGTCAAGGTCGACGTGAACTTCTGGGCCGACTACGGCGAAACGCTGGAACAGCGCTTCAACGCCTGGGCCGCCAAATAA
- a CDS encoding ABC transporter permease, translating into MMATSPIANAPIKTQDGVPLKKRLAQAERRNKLTSLALVLPLLAFLLLTFVVPIATLLMKSVDNPEVVRSLPATVNTIADWNGKALPPEAVYRSLADDLVKAREEQTLGDVGKRLNMELAGYRSLLGKTARALPFGTPPASYKAALTEIDERWGDPAYWQVIHRNASPTTPYYLLAALDHRIDEIGEIAPATPDQAIYLDIFARTLWMSLVVTVICLVLSYPLAYLLARLPTRQSNLLMILVLLPFWTSVLVRVASWIVLLQSGGLINSALMAVGLTDAPLELVFNRVGVYIAMVHILMPFMILPIYSVMKGISPTYLRAAVSLGCHPFASFWRVYFPQTVAGVGAGCLLVFILSIGYYITPALLGSPSDQMVSYFVAFYTNTTINWGMATALGGLLFLATLVLYVVYSWLVGANRLRLG; encoded by the coding sequence ATGATGGCCACCTCCCCCATCGCGAACGCCCCGATCAAGACCCAGGACGGCGTCCCGCTGAAAAAACGCCTGGCGCAGGCCGAGCGCCGCAACAAGCTCACCTCGCTCGCGCTGGTGCTGCCGCTGTTGGCGTTCCTGCTGCTGACCTTCGTCGTGCCGATCGCGACGCTGTTGATGAAGAGCGTCGACAACCCCGAAGTGGTGCGTTCGCTGCCCGCCACCGTCAACACCATCGCCGACTGGAACGGCAAGGCGCTGCCGCCGGAGGCCGTCTACCGTTCGCTCGCCGACGACCTCGTCAAGGCGCGCGAGGAACAGACGCTAGGCGACGTCGGCAAGCGCCTCAATATGGAGCTCGCCGGCTATAGGAGCCTTTTGGGCAAGACCGCCCGCGCGCTGCCGTTCGGCACCCCGCCGGCGTCGTACAAGGCCGCGCTGACCGAGATCGACGAGCGCTGGGGCGACCCGGCGTACTGGCAGGTGATCCACCGCAACGCGAGCCCTACCACGCCGTACTACCTGCTGGCCGCACTCGACCACCGTATCGACGAGATCGGCGAGATCGCGCCGGCGACGCCCGACCAGGCGATCTACCTTGACATCTTCGCGCGCACCCTCTGGATGAGCCTGGTCGTCACGGTGATCTGCCTCGTGCTGTCCTACCCGCTCGCCTACCTGTTGGCCCGCCTGCCGACGCGCCAGAGCAACCTGTTGATGATCCTGGTGCTGTTGCCGTTCTGGACCTCGGTGCTGGTGCGCGTCGCGTCGTGGATCGTGCTGTTGCAATCCGGCGGCCTGATCAACAGCGCGCTGATGGCGGTAGGCCTTACCGACGCGCCGCTCGAACTGGTGTTCAACCGCGTAGGCGTCTACATCGCGATGGTGCACATCCTGATGCCGTTCATGATCCTGCCGATCTACAGCGTGATGAAGGGCATCTCGCCGACCTATCTGCGCGCCGCGGTGTCGCTCGGCTGCCACCCGTTCGCAAGCTTCTGGCGCGTGTACTTCCCGCAGACCGTCGCCGGCGTCGGCGCCGGCTGCCTCCTGGTGTTCATCCTGTCGATCGGCTACTACATCACGCCGGCGCTGCTCGGCAGCCCGAGCGACCAGATGGTCAGCTACTTCGTCGCCTTCTATACGAATACGACGATCAACTGGGGCATGGCGACCGCTCTGGGCGGCCTGTTGTTCCTCGCGACCTTGGTGCTCTACGTGGTGTACAGCTGGCTCGTCGGCGCCAACCGCCTGCGCCTGGGTTAA